A stretch of Pantoea sp. Lij88 DNA encodes these proteins:
- a CDS encoding colicin V synthesis protein has protein sequence MRELNVAEINVVSGAGFMEALTSAITLGTTGFAAGAAYGGIHGGDNGGLLGVGAVGQLVGVITGSVVGVIGGVILGAVIGWDNPDKVTDISIQWMGHFINGDFK, from the coding sequence ATGCGTGAATTAAATGTAGCAGAAATCAATGTGGTCTCTGGTGCTGGTTTCATGGAAGCCTTGACCAGTGCCATCACTCTGGGAACAACCGGCTTTGCAGCAGGCGCGGCGTATGGCGGTATCCACGGTGGCGATAACGGGGGGCTTCTCGGCGTGGGTGCCGTTGGCCAGTTGGTCGGCGTTATTACCGGATCTGTTGTAGGTGTTATCGGTGGTGTCATCCTGGGTGCGGTAATTGGATGGGATAATCCAGATAAGGTTACTGACATCTCAATCCAGTGGATGGGCCATTTTATTAACGGTGACTTCAAATAA
- a CDS encoding thermostable hemolysin: protein MSSFLHRQQNIDIFSTTLDIIRRDDETAEEARRYIASIYNKNYGANIKPDPDIIIASRNKETSALIACTGISFVTHAQPLFSERYLSAPLDETILQRTGQKLSRHQVVEIGSLASDNPNAAADLIRLMPIIAWFMGSKAILCTSTRRLRKLLAFHEVPFCMLSEASPEKLSPEMRAAWGSYYDQTPQTGVILLEQCGHLFNHFCGRLVFSEFEHISRSTLSSAQVAA, encoded by the coding sequence ATGAGTAGCTTTTTACATAGACAGCAGAATATTGATATTTTTTCGACAACGCTGGATATTATTCGCCGTGATGACGAAACGGCTGAAGAGGCACGGCGTTATATTGCCAGTATTTATAACAAAAACTATGGTGCGAATATTAAGCCTGATCCTGACATTATTATCGCCAGTCGTAATAAAGAGACTTCAGCATTAATTGCCTGTACCGGAATTTCCTTTGTAACGCATGCACAACCTCTTTTTTCGGAGCGATATCTTTCCGCCCCGCTGGATGAAACTATCCTGCAAAGAACCGGCCAAAAACTGTCTCGTCATCAGGTGGTTGAGATTGGTTCTCTCGCGTCCGATAACCCTAACGCAGCTGCCGACTTAATTCGTTTGATGCCGATTATTGCCTGGTTTATGGGAAGTAAGGCAATTCTCTGCACTTCTACACGCCGCCTGAGAAAATTACTGGCTTTTCATGAGGTGCCTTTTTGCATGTTGAGCGAAGCATCGCCGGAAAAACTTTCGCCAGAAATGCGCGCAGCCTGGGGAAGCTATTATGACCAGACGCCCCAGACCGGCGTTATTTTGCTCGAACAGTGCGGTCATCTGTTTAATCACTTCTGCGGCCGTCTGGTTTTCTCGGAATTTGAACATATCTCACGCTCCACGCTTTCTTCCGCGCAGGTGGCAGCATGA
- a CDS encoding AMP-binding protein: MNIINEFISQAQRHPHAAAIIRLRQRDDGQFEEEVCCTYRSLLEEARQLAAHLQVEAGEHTQVGLVMGNTPEWVLADIALLLADLVEVPVPLAFSGEQAAFLLQNCQVVLTDTTGAQRLSEWQAGGLTLQSVIRPLTLGETPHYAASVAHQPADTTQDGVIKIIHTSGTTSQPKGVMIRRHGLDALVDSLWQCALPDDYQRYLNLVPLSLLIEQVTALYMPLTSGGAVVMPSADMPPLGHPGVIAAQRLALIRAARPSAMTLTPALVEALAEHAVSYGDHPGLLQALFGREEAPLLAAGGAPVTEEVLQVLNAHGIPVYQGYGLSENSSVATWNSRGANRIGTVGKPLSHVEVKIAEDGELCLRSSSLFAGYSSEDPSSCAIDDEGWLHTGDLATQDVDGFISIVGRKKTLIITANGRNISPEWLESAYRTVPGVQQVIVYGDRQEFLGGLFVVEDIRQAPAIRQAIAAYAREHLNEIEFIPEPLLVPHSAEIMERLFTVTGRPRRHAINAFLAQHETLTA; this comes from the coding sequence ATGAATATTATTAATGAATTCATCTCACAGGCGCAGCGCCATCCGCATGCCGCGGCGATAATTCGGTTACGGCAGAGAGATGACGGCCAATTTGAAGAAGAGGTGTGCTGCACCTACCGTAGTCTGCTTGAGGAGGCGCGCCAGCTTGCCGCCCATCTGCAGGTTGAAGCAGGCGAGCATACACAGGTCGGTTTGGTGATGGGCAATACGCCGGAATGGGTGCTGGCGGATATCGCGCTGCTGCTGGCAGATCTGGTCGAAGTACCGGTACCGCTGGCGTTTTCCGGGGAACAGGCCGCCTTTCTGCTTCAGAACTGTCAGGTTGTGCTGACCGATACGACAGGCGCACAGCGTCTGAGTGAGTGGCAGGCTGGTGGGCTGACGCTTCAGTCGGTGATCAGGCCGTTAACGCTGGGTGAAACGCCGCACTATGCTGCATCTGTTGCCCATCAGCCAGCCGACACCACGCAGGATGGTGTGATTAAAATCATTCACACTTCGGGAACCACCTCCCAACCTAAAGGAGTAATGATCCGCCGACACGGTCTGGATGCGTTGGTCGACTCACTCTGGCAATGCGCCCTCCCCGATGACTACCAACGCTATCTGAATCTGGTGCCGCTCAGCCTGTTGATTGAGCAGGTCACTGCTCTCTATATGCCTCTTACTTCCGGAGGCGCGGTGGTGATGCCGTCCGCTGATATGCCGCCGCTGGGCCACCCTGGTGTAATAGCGGCCCAGCGTCTGGCGCTAATCCGGGCGGCGCGACCCAGCGCAATGACACTGACGCCAGCACTGGTGGAGGCGTTAGCCGAACATGCCGTCAGTTACGGTGATCATCCTGGCCTGTTGCAGGCTTTGTTTGGGCGGGAAGAGGCTCCGCTGCTGGCAGCGGGCGGCGCGCCGGTTACTGAAGAAGTGCTTCAGGTGCTTAACGCTCACGGCATTCCGGTCTATCAGGGATATGGCCTGAGTGAAAACAGCTCGGTTGCCACCTGGAACTCGCGCGGTGCCAACCGTATTGGCACCGTGGGAAAACCGCTTTCACATGTTGAAGTGAAAATTGCTGAAGATGGCGAACTCTGCCTGCGCAGCAGCTCACTGTTTGCCGGTTACTCCAGCGAAGATCCCAGCAGTTGCGCGATTGACGATGAGGGATGGCTGCACACTGGCGATCTGGCCACGCAGGATGTGGATGGGTTTATTTCCATCGTCGGGCGCAAGAAAACACTCATCATCACCGCTAACGGCCGCAACATCTCCCCTGAGTGGCTTGAAAGTGCGTACCGCACCGTTCCTGGTGTGCAGCAGGTCATTGTTTACGGTGACAGGCAGGAGTTTCTCGGTGGTCTTTTTGTGGTGGAGGATATACGGCAGGCACCTGCTATTCGCCAGGCGATCGCTGCCTATGCGCGTGAACACCTCAACGAAATTGAATTTATCCCTGAGCCATTACTGGTGCCGCATAGTGCGGAGATCATGGAGCGCCTGTTTACCGTCACCGGACGACCGCGTCGCCACGCCATTAACGCTTTCTTAGCCCAACATGAGACTTTGACTGCATGA
- a CDS encoding TauD/TfdA family dioxygenase, which produces MNFRETAHTRVGGLIVTSLNEGDVNLLSKTYLLTQLAEHGYLVLRGYNHSIDHFSQLVRQSSGRISLDPARSFSGDTAQKVDAGFDKVGLHCENGNSPFWPDLCWFYCQHAPTQGSQTTVCDGKLVYEHLSPAARRAFSAQEIVYTRRVEEQKWKTYAFYALASQENAPESLAETTLDHLLSLTAGSASTRITLNDDGSIHYAFQTPAIRASRLNPAARHNFANSIFGPSNNYEKPVITFANGDDIPAELLAEADAVCDRFTFDIGWQHGDIVLIDNTRVMHGRRRIEDKARTIFNALSYLA; this is translated from the coding sequence ATGAATTTTCGTGAAACTGCCCATACCCGCGTCGGCGGTCTGATAGTCACCTCGCTGAATGAAGGCGACGTAAACCTGTTATCGAAAACCTACCTGCTGACGCAACTGGCGGAGCATGGCTATCTGGTGCTACGTGGCTATAACCACAGCATTGACCACTTTTCTCAATTAGTTCGTCAGTCAAGCGGCCGTATTAGTCTCGATCCGGCGCGCAGTTTCAGCGGCGATACCGCGCAGAAAGTCGATGCGGGTTTTGATAAGGTCGGCCTGCACTGTGAAAACGGCAACAGCCCCTTCTGGCCCGATCTCTGCTGGTTTTACTGCCAGCACGCACCGACACAGGGTTCGCAGACCACGGTATGTGATGGCAAGCTGGTTTATGAGCACCTCAGCCCGGCGGCGCGAAGAGCATTTAGCGCGCAGGAGATTGTGTATACACGACGTGTAGAAGAACAGAAGTGGAAAACCTATGCGTTTTACGCACTGGCCTCGCAGGAAAATGCCCCGGAAAGCCTTGCGGAAACCACACTGGATCACCTGCTGTCGCTGACCGCCGGATCAGCCAGCACCCGCATCACCCTCAACGACGATGGCTCGATTCACTATGCGTTCCAGACTCCAGCAATAAGGGCCAGCCGCCTGAACCCGGCTGCGCGCCACAACTTCGCCAACAGTATTTTCGGTCCGTCGAATAATTATGAGAAGCCGGTAATCACTTTCGCCAATGGTGATGATATTCCCGCCGAACTGTTGGCTGAAGCAGATGCCGTCTGCGATCGCTTTACCTTTGATATCGGCTGGCAGCATGGCGATATCGTGCTGATCGATAACACCCGGGTGATGCACGGCCGCCGTCGCATCGAAGACAAAGCCCGCACTATTTTTAACGCTCTCTCTTACCTGGCCTGA
- a CDS encoding MFS transporter: MKETTLAPAAALPKKNNVGVMAVIVALFLAAVDSTIVSTVLPTISQQLGHPTLWPWVMSAFLLPVALVAPLAGACGDRFGVSSTLKACLLIFLCASALAAVSTTMPILILARALQGIGAGGIIVLSYSLLAALFDAERRGKMQGMLSGVWGLSAIVGPLLGSVLDATFGWRAIFWLNIPLGLLALLLLFITPAVSKGAGKACLDLPAQGALIVATCCLLLLTARPESGDALIAMLAVGLIAGLLALIARVRYQPESSPIPLPFFQRRTLFPVIVLVLLSSAALYASVTLLPLALSQQPTAVPTGLLVMLAALGWVVGAAICGARLALAGYRRMAAAGMLMLAIGGLLMAWAISQQQPWLMATSLLLTGLGMGFTATATLVLAQNAAPPERLGTWTATVQFLRNLGAALGVNILATMQLHLSGLHAFPICFIILGASMLTGLIFTLLLPRAYPAK, encoded by the coding sequence ATGAAAGAGACCACCTTAGCGCCCGCCGCAGCGCTGCCTAAAAAAAACAATGTCGGTGTGATGGCGGTGATCGTCGCACTGTTTCTTGCCGCAGTGGACAGCACTATCGTCAGTACGGTACTGCCGACTATCAGCCAGCAGTTAGGCCATCCGACACTCTGGCCCTGGGTGATGTCCGCCTTTTTACTGCCAGTGGCGCTGGTGGCACCACTGGCCGGAGCGTGCGGTGACCGGTTTGGCGTCTCCTCCACATTAAAGGCATGCCTGCTGATATTCCTCTGTGCCTCCGCGTTGGCGGCGGTCAGCACCACCATGCCAATACTGATTCTGGCGAGGGCGCTTCAGGGCATCGGCGCTGGTGGGATTATTGTGCTTTCCTATTCGCTGCTGGCGGCGCTGTTCGACGCCGAACGGCGCGGTAAGATGCAGGGAATGCTGAGCGGCGTCTGGGGCCTCTCCGCCATCGTTGGTCCGCTGCTGGGCAGCGTTCTTGATGCGACGTTCGGCTGGCGGGCAATATTCTGGCTGAATATCCCACTTGGTCTGCTGGCGCTACTGCTGCTGTTTATAACGCCGGCAGTCAGTAAAGGAGCGGGCAAGGCGTGTCTGGATCTTCCTGCGCAGGGGGCGTTGATAGTCGCCACGTGCTGCCTGCTGCTTCTGACGGCGCGGCCGGAAAGCGGCGACGCCCTCATAGCGATGCTGGCTGTGGGCTTAATCGCGGGGTTGCTGGCACTTATCGCCCGCGTACGGTATCAGCCGGAGAGTAGCCCGATCCCCCTGCCATTTTTTCAGCGGCGCACACTGTTTCCGGTTATCGTGCTGGTGCTGCTTTCCAGTGCCGCGCTTTATGCCTCTGTTACGCTGCTTCCGCTGGCACTCAGCCAGCAGCCGACGGCTGTCCCGACTGGCCTGCTGGTAATGCTGGCTGCGCTGGGCTGGGTCGTGGGTGCGGCGATATGCGGCGCCAGGCTGGCGTTAGCTGGCTATCGGCGCATGGCGGCCGCTGGCATGCTGATGCTGGCTATCGGTGGTCTGCTGATGGCATGGGCCATTTCGCAGCAGCAGCCGTGGCTGATGGCGACGTCGCTGCTGTTGACCGGTCTGGGCATGGGGTTCACCGCCACCGCTACACTTGTGCTGGCGCAAAACGCTGCGCCGCCGGAACGGCTTGGTACCTGGACCGCGACCGTGCAGTTTTTGCGCAACCTGGGCGCAGCGCTGGGGGTAAATATTCTGGCAACGATGCAACTGCATCTTAGTGGCCTGCACGCTTTCCCGATTTGCTTTATTATCCTTGGCGCCAGTATGTTGACAGGGTTGATCTTTACCCTATTATTGCCCCGCGCTTATCCGGCGAAATAG
- a CDS encoding helix-turn-helix transcriptional regulator — protein sequence MTLNNDALIIERVLEQIAAKENEPHRHPLGQFVLVKRGVLHGHTPEQHWLMKPGMAVWIPPDTVHWGEAYSRVDLTVLYIAPTLCRSFTSRVKLIDTSFLISALCERLADTRAPLSETRRNSMLQLLFEEIEEKPDSNLTLPLPLDLRLKKVTDSLIADPAQRLSLAEWGHRVGATERTLARLFRKETGLRFTDWHNRLLLAVAWQGLANDASNEELSVMLGFSSGDSFGHWFRRVADSSPGQIRKHLQDQRTSATQ from the coding sequence GTGACGTTAAACAACGACGCGCTGATTATTGAGCGCGTGCTGGAACAAATCGCAGCGAAGGAGAATGAGCCTCATCGCCATCCGCTCGGCCAGTTTGTGCTGGTAAAACGCGGCGTACTGCACGGGCATACGCCTGAGCAGCACTGGCTAATGAAGCCAGGGATGGCGGTCTGGATCCCGCCAGACACCGTTCACTGGGGCGAGGCTTACAGCCGCGTCGATCTGACGGTACTCTATATCGCGCCGACGCTTTGCCGCTCCTTCACCTCCCGAGTGAAGCTAATTGATACCTCGTTTTTGATCTCAGCTCTATGCGAGCGGCTTGCCGACACCCGTGCACCGTTGTCGGAAACACGCCGCAACAGCATGCTGCAGTTGTTATTCGAAGAGATCGAGGAGAAGCCCGACAGCAACCTGACTTTGCCCCTGCCGCTGGATCTTAGGCTGAAAAAGGTCACTGACAGCCTGATTGCCGATCCCGCGCAGCGTCTGAGTCTGGCGGAATGGGGACACCGCGTCGGCGCCACTGAACGCACGCTTGCGCGCCTTTTCCGCAAAGAAACCGGGCTGCGTTTTACTGACTGGCATAACCGCCTGCTGCTGGCGGTGGCCTGGCAGGGGCTAGCGAATGATGCCTCCAATGAAGAGTTATCAGTGATGCTGGGCTTTTCCTCCGGTGACTCATTCGGCCACTGGTTCAGACGTGTAGCGGATAGCAGTCCAGGTCAGATACGCAAGCACCTGCAGGATCAGCGCACCAGTGCAACCCAATAA
- a CDS encoding glutathione-independent formaldehyde dehydrogenase, with protein MKAVVYNGPFDVSVKDVPDPRIVRQTDVLVRITTTNICGSDLHMYEGRTSFEQGRIFGHENLGQVIEVGSAVERVKVGDHVCLPFNVGCGFCENCEKGLTGYCLTANPGTAGAAYGFAEMGDWDGGQAELLRVPYADFNCLVLPPDAVEKEEDYVLLSDIFPTGWHATELAGLRPGESVAIYGAGPVGLMAAHSALIKGASQVFVVDTHPDRLALAEQMGAVAINGVGDEAVNKILDLTDGRGTDCGCECVGYQCCNKHGHEDNSATLNSLVASTKATGGIGAVGVFVPQDPGGATDLAKEGKVPFDFGNFWFKGQSIKTGQCNVKAYNRQLARLIHQDRANPAQIISHRLALSDAAEGYKHFDDRDNGWTKVILKP; from the coding sequence ATGAAAGCAGTTGTCTATAACGGACCTTTTGACGTTTCAGTCAAAGACGTTCCGGATCCCAGAATAGTTCGCCAGACCGATGTGCTTGTCCGTATTACCACCACCAATATCTGCGGGTCCGACCTGCATATGTACGAAGGGCGAACCAGCTTCGAGCAGGGTCGCATCTTCGGTCATGAGAATCTGGGGCAGGTGATTGAAGTCGGCAGCGCTGTTGAGCGAGTGAAAGTTGGCGATCATGTCTGCCTGCCTTTTAATGTCGGCTGTGGATTCTGTGAAAATTGCGAGAAAGGGTTAACCGGTTACTGTCTGACGGCCAACCCTGGTACAGCTGGCGCCGCCTACGGCTTTGCTGAGATGGGTGATTGGGATGGTGGACAGGCGGAGTTACTTCGCGTTCCCTATGCTGACTTCAACTGTCTGGTACTGCCTCCGGATGCCGTCGAGAAGGAAGAAGACTACGTTTTGCTTTCCGACATCTTCCCCACCGGATGGCATGCTACTGAGCTGGCAGGCTTACGTCCCGGAGAGAGTGTTGCCATTTACGGCGCTGGCCCGGTCGGCCTGATGGCGGCGCATTCAGCCCTTATCAAGGGCGCATCACAGGTGTTCGTTGTCGATACCCATCCAGACAGACTGGCGTTAGCCGAACAGATGGGCGCAGTCGCGATCAACGGTGTGGGTGACGAAGCGGTAAATAAAATTCTCGATTTAACCGATGGTCGCGGCACGGATTGCGGTTGCGAGTGCGTGGGCTACCAATGCTGCAATAAGCATGGCCACGAGGATAACTCCGCCACACTGAACAGCCTTGTAGCATCAACCAAAGCCACGGGCGGCATTGGTGCGGTAGGCGTTTTTGTACCTCAGGATCCGGGCGGTGCGACCGATCTGGCTAAAGAGGGTAAAGTGCCTTTCGATTTTGGTAATTTCTGGTTCAAAGGCCAGTCAATAAAGACAGGTCAGTGCAACGTAAAAGCGTATAACCGCCAGCTGGCAAGGCTTATTCATCAGGACAGAGCCAATCCGGCGCAGATCATCTCGCATCGTCTTGCGCTCTCAGACGCCGCTGAAGGATATAAGCATTTTGATGATCGTGATAATGGCTGGACAAAAGTCATCCTTAAACCCTGA
- a CDS encoding sulfonate ABC transporter substrate-binding protein, which yields MKRVLLSALIIAAQAGLAFSTQASAEKPDTVNIGFQKANIFALLKYRGTLDEEFKKQGIAVHWIEFPAGPQMLEGLNIGSIDLAATGDAPPTFAQAAQADLVYLAHSPANPKTEAIVVPADSPIKSVADLKGKRVALNKGSDVNYLLVTALEQAGLSYKDITPVYLPPADARAAFQRGAVDAWVIWDPYYAEVETNAHARLIKNAEGLVPHYTFYLASRKFAENYPQIASKVVDELGSLSTWANQNQEEAAKIMSASTGLPQPIWQRALARMPFGAERMTPDVFTQQQALADTFTRIGLLPVKVNIRSATWSQDKK from the coding sequence ATGAAAAGAGTTTTACTCAGCGCCTTAATTATTGCCGCCCAGGCGGGCTTAGCGTTCAGCACCCAGGCATCAGCAGAGAAGCCCGATACGGTGAACATCGGATTTCAGAAAGCCAATATTTTCGCACTCCTGAAATATCGCGGCACGCTGGATGAAGAATTTAAGAAGCAGGGGATTGCGGTTCACTGGATTGAGTTCCCGGCCGGACCGCAGATGCTGGAAGGGTTAAACATCGGCAGTATCGATCTGGCCGCCACTGGCGACGCGCCGCCGACCTTCGCTCAGGCTGCACAGGCCGATCTGGTTTACCTCGCACACTCGCCGGCTAACCCAAAAACGGAAGCGATAGTCGTGCCAGCCGACTCACCCATCAAAAGTGTGGCCGATCTCAAAGGCAAGCGCGTGGCGCTGAATAAAGGCTCTGACGTTAACTATCTGCTGGTCACCGCGCTGGAGCAGGCCGGTCTGAGTTACAAAGACATTACACCGGTCTATCTGCCACCTGCCGATGCGCGTGCTGCTTTCCAGCGTGGGGCGGTCGATGCCTGGGTCATCTGGGATCCTTACTACGCCGAAGTTGAGACCAATGCCCACGCACGTCTGATTAAGAATGCTGAAGGCCTGGTGCCGCACTACACCTTCTATCTGGCCAGTCGCAAGTTCGCGGAAAATTATCCTCAGATCGCCAGCAAGGTGGTGGATGAGCTCGGCTCGCTGAGCACATGGGCCAATCAGAATCAGGAAGAGGCGGCGAAAATCATGTCCGCCTCAACCGGTCTGCCTCAGCCCATCTGGCAGCGCGCGCTGGCAAGAATGCCGTTTGGCGCCGAGCGAATGACGCCTGACGTTTTCACCCAGCAACAGGCACTGGCGGATACCTTCACCCGGATTGGTCTGCTACCAGTGAAGGTCAATATCCGCAGCGCGACCTGGTCGCAGGATAAAAAGTAG
- a CDS encoding sigma-54-dependent Fis family transcriptional regulator translates to MQISSPELIDPASRAFKDVLDQLAPTDATVLIIGETGTGKEVMARYLHHHSARSRQPFLAVNCGALTESLAESELFGHEKGAFTGAQDRHRGWFEAAEGGTLLLDEVGELSLSLQVKLLRVLQEREITRVGSSRAVKVNVRVIAATNRDLAEAIRERRFREDLYYRLNVASVTLPPLRQRCEDIPVLASHFLQLYARRLGRPQLRLSDEAMTALMDYSWPGNIRELENTLHNAVLLSKSSLVTPQQLRLSPLAGSVLPPGEEALDQFLRQQMQQSETPLYPRVITALVKNALELTQGNQLQAAALLGISRHTLRTQLGHLGVIKPRRTSPRQRDTTPHLQRERELRIGYQKFGNLGVLKARQSLEQQMAERGVSVLWSEFPAGPQLLHALSHQEIDFGTTGEVPPLFAQASNSPMVYVAWEPAAPQSVALLVPNSSPVQQIGDLRGKRIAVNRGSNVHYLLLQILDEAGLALDDVRIVYAPPKFPLTPSDLNAVDAWMMWDPLLSDAENSGQFRVIADGTGRVNNHQFYLAERGFAAHSSDLLPILLTALEQTGRYIDAHRAEAAGLLSAELGISAPSLMHALARRSHQTQRMNLSIIREQQTIADRFYALGLFNRAIRVRESVWHP, encoded by the coding sequence ATGCAGATTTCCAGCCCTGAATTAATAGACCCCGCATCACGCGCCTTTAAAGACGTGCTGGATCAGCTCGCCCCTACCGATGCCACCGTGCTGATTATCGGTGAAACCGGCACCGGCAAAGAGGTGATGGCGCGTTATCTGCATCATCACAGCGCGCGCAGCCGACAGCCTTTTCTGGCGGTTAACTGTGGCGCCCTCACCGAGAGCCTGGCGGAGTCAGAGCTGTTTGGTCATGAGAAAGGGGCCTTTACCGGCGCACAGGATCGCCATCGCGGCTGGTTTGAGGCGGCTGAGGGCGGCACGCTGCTGCTGGATGAGGTGGGTGAACTCAGTTTATCGCTGCAGGTGAAACTGCTGCGCGTATTGCAGGAGCGCGAGATTACCCGCGTGGGCTCATCCCGTGCGGTAAAGGTTAATGTGCGGGTCATTGCAGCCACGAACCGCGACCTGGCGGAGGCGATTCGCGAGCGGCGTTTCCGGGAAGATCTTTACTACCGGCTCAATGTGGCCAGCGTGACATTGCCGCCGTTACGCCAGCGCTGCGAAGATATCCCGGTGCTGGCCAGCCACTTTCTGCAGCTCTATGCGCGTCGTCTCGGTCGTCCTCAGTTACGCCTGAGTGATGAGGCCATGACCGCCCTGATGGATTACAGCTGGCCCGGCAATATCCGCGAGCTGGAAAATACCCTGCATAATGCCGTACTGCTGAGCAAAAGCTCGCTGGTAACGCCGCAACAGCTGCGCCTGAGCCCGCTTGCGGGCAGCGTGCTGCCGCCCGGAGAAGAGGCGCTGGACCAGTTTTTGCGTCAGCAGATGCAGCAGAGTGAGACACCGCTCTATCCACGGGTGATTACCGCGCTGGTGAAGAATGCGCTGGAACTCACTCAGGGTAATCAGTTACAGGCGGCGGCGCTGCTGGGCATCAGTCGTCATACGTTGCGCACCCAGCTGGGCCATCTTGGCGTGATAAAACCGCGCCGCACGTCACCGCGTCAGCGTGACACGACTCCTCATCTGCAGCGGGAGCGGGAACTGCGTATCGGTTATCAGAAATTTGGCAATCTCGGCGTACTGAAAGCGCGCCAGTCGCTGGAGCAGCAGATGGCCGAGCGGGGCGTCAGCGTGCTGTGGAGTGAGTTTCCGGCAGGTCCGCAGCTTCTGCATGCGCTAAGCCATCAGGAGATCGATTTCGGGACGACAGGGGAAGTCCCCCCTCTGTTTGCGCAGGCCAGCAACAGTCCGATGGTGTATGTCGCGTGGGAACCCGCCGCGCCGCAGAGCGTGGCGCTGCTGGTGCCGAACAGCAGCCCGGTTCAGCAAATCGGCGATCTTCGGGGGAAACGCATCGCCGTGAACCGTGGTTCGAACGTCCATTATCTGCTGCTGCAGATTCTGGATGAGGCAGGTTTAGCGCTGGACGATGTCCGCATCGTCTATGCACCGCCAAAATTTCCGCTAACGCCCAGCGATCTCAACGCAGTGGACGCCTGGATGATGTGGGATCCGCTCCTCAGTGATGCAGAGAACAGCGGACAGTTCAGGGTGATTGCGGATGGGACTGGCCGGGTCAATAATCATCAGTTTTACCTTGCTGAGCGTGGGTTTGCGGCACATTCCAGTGACCTGCTCCCAATCCTGCTCACCGCGCTCGAACAGACCGGACGCTATATTGATGCCCACCGCGCTGAAGCGGCCGGGCTGCTCTCTGCCGAGCTTGGCATTTCAGCACCATCACTGATGCACGCCTTAGCCCGACGCAGTCATCAGACCCAGCGTATGAACCTGTCCATCATCCGGGAACAGCAGACCATCGCTGACCGCTTTTATGCTCTGGGGTTATTTAACCGCGCCATTCGGGTCCGCGAGTCGGTCTGGCATCCATAG